The genome window ccctttgccCCCCAGCATGGCAGACAAGATAATAGTCTCACTCTCACCATTACTGTTACTCCTACCCCTATTGCTAATAACAAGAACAATAACCATTTGTATTGCCTGAACACTTACTACGTGCCCGCACGATTCAGAAAGCTTTCCATGATGTTTCTCTTCTAATCTTCAAGACCTCAATAAGGGGAAGTCAGCATTGCTATCTGCGTTTTTTCCCCTAAGCTTTCTGATGCttccatttacttttctttattacGCTTTGCTTATTACACTTGGCAAAGGCTGTATTTTTTTACAAGTTGAAGATTTGGGGCAATGCTGCATGGAAGAAATCTATAGGTGATGTTTTTCTaacagcattttctcacttcatgTTTCTGTGTCACACTGCGGTAATTCACTcacaatttcaaaattttttcattattattatatttgttatgatgtctgtgatcagtgatctttggtgTTACTACTATGATtctctgaaggctcagatgattgTTGGCATTTTTTAGCattaaggtattttttaattaaagtatgtacattgtttttttagacataatgttattgCACATTTAATAGGCTACAGCATAGTGTCAGcacaacttttatatgcactgggaagccaaaaaattgatgtggcttgctttattgcaatattggCTTTATTGCCATGGTCTGGAACCCAATCCAAAACATATCCAAGGTCTGcctatatttctatttataaagcTAGTGTCTCCAAGATCTCAATCACCAAATAAAAGTGGTTTGAATTCAGCTTTGAGTGACTTCAGAAGCATAACTCTGACCCCTCTGGGGGTCCTCCCAGGATTCCTGAGATGTCCCAGGGAGGGACTCCATCTTGGCAATCTTGGCTTTTTGCCACCTTGATGCCAGCATCTCTTCCCTCTCAAACTGCATTTCCTTTCATCCTATGCCTGTGTAGGCCTCAGAGCTGGTAGCTTTTCGCCTTTACACTTTATATCAAAGTCAAAACCATATAATAAATTCACAAGTGAAGAAATATGCTTATTTTCAAAAGGTCAACCTCACATgctatcaaagaaatgcaaattaaaacaagttcCATTTTTCACCTATGAGATTGACAAAAATGAAAGTAATTATATAGCTATAATTGGCAAGGGTGTGGTCAAAATAGGTACCTCTCACTGATGAGAGGATAACTAAGTGTTTATATGCAAAGTATAAAGatcgttatttttttttttatataaagatCATTATTTACCTATGAAACCAGTGACTCAACCCCTAGGAAAATAGGCTGAGGAAATCACTGAAGTtttgcataaatatatttatgtaaaaagatatatccattgctgctttactgtttttttgcttttaatactgaaaaatggaaacaacctaaatgtccaaaaataaaaggttgattaaataaattatgttatagccaaatgaaaaatattttaatatcatgaGATCTAAGCAAGGTACAATGTTGAGTGGAAAgaattaagaaacaaaaggacTCATTAGATTGAtcattagttttgttttaaactgaaataaaacTTAGAGACCAAATGCTCTGGTTAACTATGAGTGGTGGGATTACAGGCAATTTTTATCTATCTCTTTATCATTTTGTCAACGTTCCAAGTTTTCTATAAAGACTATTACTTTTGTAAGcagaaaaatacatatgtatattgttTAATTTCACAGGTATgtcacatatataaaaatgtgtatcatttaatttcatatatatatatatgaatgcatatacTTCAGTTAAGTTCTACTGCTGTTTTCTTTACATCCTGAGAAAGAAACCACCCTCCAGACAAGCCACATATATGACACAAGGTAAGGGAAGTTCCTTGGCTCCACCAGAGTCCATGGTGCTCATCTCACCAACTTCATTTGGTGAATAAATGCCTTTCTTTGTCCACACCTTTCCATCCAGAGACCTATTCATCAAGTGAGAAAGTCAGAGCTGGAAGAAACCTCATCAATGGATCAAGGTTCTTGAGCTCTTTAGCACTATGGACCCTTCAGCTGTCTGGTAAAGTCTATGGGATCCCTTCtcagaataattattttgaatgcaTAAGATAAAACACAGGATTTCAAAAGAAACCATACATTCCTTGAGCTGTAAGACTCTAAGCCACATCTGTCATGTTTAACACAAGCGGGAATCTGGCTGCAAAGGAAACACACCTGTGGTCAGACCCTGACCCTTTAGCTTGGATCCATCATCTGATGGATCAACTTCTTCTGAACTTCAACTTCCTTCTGAACAACTTAAACAGTTCTGTTGCAGCTTTTGAGTCTTTACCTCCCTTCTACCAGCCTAAGAAATGACCCTTTGATCCTCACAGCAGATCGACAAAGTCAACActactgtctccattttacagatgaaaagactGACACCCAGAGAGGTCAGGACAGCTGGGCAGGATGACCTAATATCCACTGGCTCACATGACCTGCTCTGGTTAATCAGAGTTCATCCAGGACTTTGGCGGAACAACCGGGAGAGGGAGGCTCTGCTTCTAGGGCTGCCCAGAAGAAAAAGGTGTCTGACAATGAAGGCAAACCCAGAAGAAAACGAAACTTAGGGAAGCAAAGAAACTGAGTGCAGAATGCTTGTGGGCCCTTTGATCTAGCTGGGTCTGAGGCAGGTTGCTGAGTTTGCAGTTACGTGAACATCAGctctccctttttcttctttcagccagtttgggcttccctggtgggtcagacagtacacaatctgcctgcagtgcagaagactcaggtttgatcccttggttgcaaagatcccctggagaagggaatggctatccactccagtattcttggagaattccGAGGACAGAGGCctctggtggctacagtccatggggttgcaaagacctggacacaacttagcaactaacagtttcactttcacccacAGACTAAGTCAGGCAtggattatccccattttgcagatgaggaaaactgaggcagggCAAGAGAATTAAATGGTTAGCAAATGGCAGAGTGATGATCTGAATTCTACACTTCCTGACCTTAGCCATGACTGCCTACGAATCTAGGTGAAAGCCAAATTCATCCTTCATTGACGGAGTCAGATCCTCTGGCCAAGAGGTCTGCTTATGGTTATTGCGTACCTTCCATTTAAGGCGCAaatgtgactgattcatgttggtagatatatgacaaaaaccatcacaatattgtaaaataattattctccaattaaaataaattaattaattttaaaaaataagaagaaaactcGGAGCTCATAGTCGTTGAGACCACCTACCACCGTCAGACCTCTGGGAGGCACCATCTGCCCACACACACATCTCTTCAGGTTGCACATGTAGGGTACCCTCTCCTTAAACTTGTACATAATGTTCATTCTATTTCCTCTCACCTGCACAAATGGCACAGTTTGTCCCTGGAATCGCACAAACAcctctggggggcgggggtggggggtgggagcgtGGCATAGTTAGGAACAGCTCTAAACCCTCCCCATCACTTCCTCCAGGCCCATCTGGACACCTCCCTGCATTGCGGCAGCCCCGGCTCACCTGTAAATCAGTACCTCATCGTCGGAGCAGTTGTACTGCAGCTGGTACATTTTCACCCGCGGGGCAGACTTGCTGACCGACCACTTGACCAGGGCCGAGGTGGTGGTCACGTCGGACACGAGCACAGCCCGCTCCGGGGGGCTTTTGGGAGGCTCCCCGCCCCCACTGCCTCCGCCTCCGCGGCTGGTCTTGCTGGAGCCGGTGATGTCCGAGAGGCGGGACTTGGGGGGCGCCGCCCGGCTGGTGCTGTTGCTGAGGTGCGGCAGCTGGACGATGGAGACCTCCACCGTGGCCGTGGCCTCCCCGGCGGCGTTGGCGGCAATGCAGGTGAAGGCGCCGCTGTCCTGAGACGTGGTGATGAGGATGTCCAGGGTGCCGTTGTCATACACGGCGGTCCTGGAGGAGTTCCCCACCAGGCGGTCATCGGGGGCCACCCAGTGGATGAGGGGGCTGGGGTCCCCGATGGCCTTGCACTTGAGTGTGGCCGCCTGGCCCTCCAGGACAAGCAGCTTGTGCGTGTGCTGGGTGATGAGCGGCGGTTCGCACACAAACTCCTCCTCGCGCACGTGCCAGAAGTAGCGGCCCTTGAGGCCCCCCGGGGAGCCGCACGTCTCCAGGTCATCATCCCGCTCCAGCCTGCGGAGCCAGAGAAGCTCGCAGTTACAGTGCAGCGGATTGCCCCCGAAACTAAAGGACAGGGGTGGGGCGAAGGGCGTGGCGGTCAGAGCCGAGGCCTGGGAGCGGGCGAAGATGGGGTCCGGGGGCAGCTTCTGCAGCCGGTTGGAGGTGAGGTCCAGGCGGGCCAGTTTCTGCAGGTCGGCGAAGGTGCCCTCCGCGATGTGGTCCAGCAGGTTGTGGTCGAGGCTCAGCTGGTGCAGGTTGATCATGCGCCGCACGGAGCCCCAGGGCAGCCCGTGGAGGTTGTTGTAGGAGAGGTCCAAGTCCTCCAGCGTCAGCAGGAAGTCCTCGAAGGCCTCGTCGGCGATCCCGCCCAGCTGGTTGTTGTTCACGATGAGATGCTGCAGGTTGACCAGGCCCCGCAGCGTGTCCTCCCCCAGGCTGGGCAGCCGGTTGCTGTCGAGGTGCAGGGAGCGCAGGCTCTCCAGGTCCAGGAAGGAGAAGGGCTGGATGTGACTGATGGTGTTCCTGGACAGGGTCAGGTCCACCAGCCCCGTCATGTTGGCGAAGTCCTGGCGGCCAATGTGGATGATGAAATTGCCGCCCAGACGCAGCTCCACTGTCCGCCGGTCGATGTCCGGCGGCACGAAGAGCAGCCCCTTGGAGGGGCACAGGgtccccagtgactcagacagGTTCTGACAGACGCAGTACTTGGGACAGGCATCGACCACAGCAAACGCCATGCCAAACGCCAGCAGGCCGCCAAGCAGGGTCTCCATGGTCTGGTCACTCAGGCCGTGGTGCCTGGAAGGGAGGGACACAAGGTCAGGGTCAGGAGGTGATTTCCTAACGCGCTCACCCCCAGCGCCCTCCCTTACACCTACCGGCTGCCCTAGGGAGCAGGAGAGAACGGCAGCTGCTCATGCAGGAGTGATCTCTTCTGGCAATCCCGCTGATAACGATTCTGTTTCCTTTGTCCTTAGCTCTTATCGCCTTGGAACAGCCTACTTGATTTACTTGTTAATTATGTTTATGGAATACTTTCTATCTCCCCAACTAGAATGTCAGTTCCAGGAGGGCGGGCACTTTTGTCTGTTCTGTTCATCGCTCTaatcacttcccaggtggctcagtggtcaagaatctgcctgccaatgcaggagacacgggttcaatccctgggtcgggaagatccccttgagaaggaaatgacagcccactccagtattcttgcctgggaaatcccatggacagtggagcctggcgggctgcagcccttgggggtcacaaagagtcggacacaacttggtgactaacaacaacagtgcatctagcacagtgcttggaacacagtaggtgctcaatacttgttggatggatggatggatggataattCCATAGCGGTGGTTTGTCTAGTAATCTTTGGATTTGAAACGTACATTATAGTAGACTTTTGAAGCGGTTTTGCCTTCTTAACTGGATTAGGCTCACTGTGCAATCAGATTGGACCAGCATTCCCTAAGAACAAGGTGGACAAGGAGAGAGCTGTCCCTGGGAGCCGCCAGGGTAAGTGGGGAACTGGCTTTGGATAAATTCTTCATCATAGAGAATCCACAGAGTGAGTAAGTCTCTGGGAGTTTAGGGGAgtgaagaagagggtgggatggtaAACCAAGGCATAGACTTCTTCTGAGCACTCAGTATGTACTGATCCCCTGCCCAGATCGTCATATAAATTACGTCATCTGAGCTTCAGGAACACCCTTCACAGAGAAGGACTTATCAGTGTTTATAGATGAGGACTTGTCCGCAGCCTGAGAACCTCCTTCAGGTCCTTATGAAAAAGTCACTTTCACCGAGGCCCTACCCTCTGTGCATATCCCTCTTCCTTGctctgctttctccttggaatcGATCACTATCTACCTTACTGTAGATTTCATCTATGTGTCTTGTTACTGTTTGTCTTCTTCAATGGCAACAAAGCTCCAAACAGTTGGGACTTGTTTATAATTCACCCCCGAATAAAAGGCCTAAAGCACCGCCTGGCACATAGAATGTGCTTTTGCAAGAATGGCTATCTAGCGAAGGAAGGGTGGGGCTTTGGTTCATGTCTTTGAACCTTCAAATCTCCTAGTTTTCTCACGATTCCATGTTGCACCCAGTGTGGCTCTATTTACGTGGTGCTAAAAACATCCACTGAGCTGGACTTTTGGAAAACCGTGCATGCTGGTTTTGTTGCATCACACAGACCAGCACGTCTCCATTTGCCTTCTAGGAGTGTGAATTGAGTTCTACAAGGAAAATGCCTAAGGCCAGTGAATTGGGAAGCACACCCTCTCTTGCGAAAGCTCTCTACACACTAGCAAGTTCAGAAGGGTTGAGAAATTCTGTGGCAGTAAAGAAATTTAGATTAATGTTTAATTCCATGTGGCTTCTTTTTTAGTTAAATATACTCCTTTTTTGCATAACAACTATTAATATCTTGATAAAGCAGAGCTCCATTGCTCTGTTTGAGGAGCACAGATGCAGACAACTAGCTGATACAAAAAACCCAGATacatagtaaattttaaaacccaTTCTAAATTAATTTAGAATAATTAACATATTTGTCAGTCTATCTTCTATGAAATATGAGACATCTCTTTATATAGCAAGACTTTTTTTTacatctcagtaaatatttatggttttctaaaaaaaatgctttgtaaataaaaaaaCCTATTCCAATTGAATATTAATTTATTGTGAAGATTTGAATTCCATCATTGTATCTCTTTAAAGGTAAATCTCCCACCTGAGATCCTTTAGGGCTAGAAATTTACTCTACATTTCATCTATAGGATTATTCCTGAATAACACTGTCTAATAGAAATGTACCATGAGccataaatgtaattttaaattacatacatattaaattacatttaaattacACAGCCatattaaaaaagtgaaaagaaacaagtgaaatcaATTTTGGTCAGGTATTTAATTTAGCCTACtgtatctaaaatattatttcaatgtgTAATCAATACAAACAATTATGAATGAGGTGTGtagcattcttttttatttgtactaagtcttcaaaatctaAGAGTATTTAACACTTAGAGAACATTTCAGGTGCTCAATAGCTTTACGTGGCTATGGGCTTCCACACTGGACAGCACCATTGGAGCAGGGGTTAGCTAAGTGTATTCCAGGGGCCAAATATAGCCTGCCACCTGTagttgtaaataaagttttattagaacacggCCTTGCACATGTCTGCAAATTGTCTATGGCTCTTTTTTTATGCTACAATGGTGGGAGTAAGTAGTTGCAACAGATAGAATGGGGccagcaaagcctaaaatatttattgtcttgccctctacagaaaaagtttgcttacCTTTGTTCCACAggatttctctccttttcatctTCATTATGGTCACCCTCATTAAATGTCTTTGTCAGCATGCCTAATTCCATGCAACTCTGCTCTGAAGTCCCATGAGCAACTGCCCACCTTGCCAGTCCCTGCTCTTACTGACCTCTTCCATGAAGGGTACCAGCCTGCCCTGACCCTGGTCCCACCAGGCACATCTGCCCCAGAGGTGTCTGCCTGCCACTTTCTCAACAAGCAAATATGTCTGACCTTCTAGGTTCACACTTAGCTGAGTCCTAATAACACAAACAGGAATCTCCTCCATCTACATTGACCTTCTTATCTTTTTGGCATAAGAACAAATCTTTGCAAGAGctgttctgcctattttttcaCCTTATTTCTCCCAActctctctccctttgttcttcttGCTCCAACTACACTCAACATTTTTCACTTATAAATGCCAGGCTGCTCTTGCTCTGGGACTTCCTCCTTGTTCTGGTCTCTTCCTGGTTTCTCTCCCACCTCCAGTCCTGCCTAACCAAACTCCTAGTCTACCTCCAGGCTCAGCTTAAATATCACCTGCTCCAGGAAGCCTCTCTAGACTGAAACAGATGCTCCTGCTCTTTTCCCCTTAGTAACCTATACTCAataaaactagacagcatattaaaaagcagagatattaccttgccaacaaaggtccatctagtcaaagctatggtttgcccagcagtaatgtatggatgtgagagttggaccataaggaaggctgagcaccaagaattgatgcttttgaactgtggtgttggagaagactcttgagaatcccttggactgcaaagaaaccaaacctgtcaatcctaaaggaaatcaaccctgaatattctttggaaggactgatgctgaagctgaagctccagtactttggccaccgactcaccgaagagccgactcattagaacagaccctgatgttgggaaagattgaaggcaggaggagaaggggacaacagaggatgagctggttggatggcatcaccagctcgatggacttgagtttgagcaagctctgggagatggtgaaggacagggaagcctggcatgctgcagtccttggggtcgcaaagagtcagacacgactgagtgacttaatgaCAACAGCCCTATACTTGTCCTATGTATCGCTCACCACACTGACATAGTTCCTTAATCACTTACATGTCTGCCTTCCTAGACCAGAAACTCCATGAGGCAGGGAATGTATCTATCATGTCCACCCATCACTGTATCTTAGCACCAATACCACACCTACCTAATAGTAAGTTGCCCAATGagtatggaatgaatgaatgaatgattgaattgtggtgctgagcCCAGTGAATTTCTGGTATTGTCACTGAGTTCTGTATCAACCCTGGGCAGAGCCAACACTCTGTTGGCTAATCAGCTGAGAAAACCATCTTTGTGGGGTGGCCTGGTCACACAGAAGCTTCAGAAGCATCTTCTGCCAGTCATTTGCTATGCTCTCCAGGTTGGCTCACTGTGGTCATAGAATATGTCTCTGGCCACTGCATCTGCTCAAGGAGAGGTGAGAGGTATCCCCTGTGCCCACTGGGGACACAGGGACAGTGACAGTCACACCCAGGATATCCCTTGCTAGTTAAGTTGGAGGtggctgtgtgcctgtgtgcatgtatgtatgtgcatgtgtatgtttatGGAGGAAGGGGACAGGGTTTGAGAAAGGCATTCTCCTTATGAGCTCTTGTCACACtgcattttcttgttcttttaatttttttattttgtattgggagtGTAGCtggttaacagtgttgtgatagtttcaggtggatggcaaagg of Cervus canadensis isolate Bull #8, Minnesota chromosome 28, ASM1932006v1, whole genome shotgun sequence contains these proteins:
- the LRFN2 gene encoding leucine-rich repeat and fibronectin type-III domain-containing protein 2, which gives rise to METLLGGLLAFGMAFAVVDACPKYCVCQNLSESLGTLCPSKGLLFVPPDIDRRTVELRLGGNFIIHIGRQDFANMTGLVDLTLSRNTISHIQPFSFLDLESLRSLHLDSNRLPSLGEDTLRGLVNLQHLIVNNNQLGGIADEAFEDFLLTLEDLDLSYNNLHGLPWGSVRRMINLHQLSLDHNLLDHIAEGTFADLQKLARLDLTSNRLQKLPPDPIFARSQASALTATPFAPPLSFSFGGNPLHCNCELLWLRRLERDDDLETCGSPGGLKGRYFWHVREEEFVCEPPLITQHTHKLLVLEGQAATLKCKAIGDPSPLIHWVAPDDRLVGNSSRTAVYDNGTLDILITTSQDSGAFTCIAANAAGEATATVEVSIVQLPHLSNSTSRAAPPKSRLSDITGSSKTSRGGGGSGGGEPPKSPPERAVLVSDVTTTSALVKWSVSKSAPRVKMYQLQYNCSDDEVLIYRMIPASNKAFVVNNLVSGTGYDLCVLAMWDDTATTLTATNIVGCAQFFTKADYPQCQSMHSQILGGTMILVIGGIIVATLLVFIVILMVRYKVCNQEGTGKPAAAVSNVHSQTNGAQPPALGSVPSGAPTPGPPKVVVRNELMDFSASLARGSDSSSSSSLGIGEGLGRGPWRLPPPAPRPKPNLDRLMGAFASLDLKSQRKEELLDSRTPGGRGSGTSAKGHPSDREPLLGPPAARARSLLPLPLEGKAKRSHSFDMGDFAAAAAGGVAPGGYSPPRRVSNIWTKRSLSVNGMLLPFEESDLVGARGTFGSSEWVMESTV